The following are from one region of the Rhodopirellula sp. P2 genome:
- the xrtU gene encoding exosortase U — translation MTEDSPTIAPMRTKATPSPSPVRTPVLQSVWTWFWVALLAAGLPMLAVYFSRMWRLDHYQYFPFAIGAVAWLAWTRSDRYFYAPARLTSLVLVFIGVVAMLGSWSVRSPWMMSIAFVCFSAACLAVMRGPKDKSLLVLALPLFLLIRLPLGFDQLLVIELQRLTTMMSSLLLDVLSIPHAVTHNVIELPNRELFVAEACSGIQSVFTMAFLSTLIVAINRRKLWLAPFYMVIALILAAGGNVLRVSMVAVADQWMSLDLASGWAHDILGYTTLAISAFFLWSFDGLVMTTMHVTGTTSDEHPDNPVLHLWNWFVDDGQNVDAVGEYYRSNQPIKNPKELGLQLQLARWMGKLQAKPIAIAMAVLGVVLVAVSSSSAMRVSTVGVEEGAQGMFVEGLIFEPPIEFISSGNNGFELSQHQQARNGDNPILGPNADAWQFASDINGVQIRGQFVLSQTYSEWHELCLCYQIQNWKLLNRVVQETNSFSLAKKNNEPPPLAYALFGNDSDQRGHLWYSAIKPSGAITHPPELPGRLSGRLSLATEGLDEVIEPMMMLQLWVVAPEKLDASTINRIDEMFDGLRQKIAMAVRAANRGNAETVTETVATEVSP, via the coding sequence ATGACTGAAGACTCTCCCACCATCGCTCCCATGCGGACGAAGGCGACTCCTTCGCCGAGCCCGGTTCGAACCCCCGTCCTGCAATCCGTCTGGACCTGGTTCTGGGTGGCCTTGCTGGCCGCTGGCCTTCCCATGCTGGCGGTCTATTTCTCACGAATGTGGCGTCTGGATCACTACCAGTACTTTCCATTTGCGATTGGCGCGGTGGCGTGGCTCGCTTGGACTCGTAGCGACCGCTACTTCTACGCTCCCGCTCGGTTGACCTCGCTGGTCTTGGTTTTCATTGGCGTCGTGGCAATGCTCGGCAGTTGGAGCGTTCGCTCACCCTGGATGATGTCGATCGCGTTCGTTTGTTTTTCGGCCGCGTGCCTGGCGGTCATGCGGGGCCCGAAAGACAAGAGTTTGCTCGTGCTGGCTTTGCCGTTGTTTCTGTTGATCCGATTGCCATTAGGATTTGATCAACTACTCGTGATTGAGCTGCAGCGTCTCACGACGATGATGTCGAGCTTGCTGCTGGATGTTCTGTCGATCCCCCACGCAGTGACTCACAATGTGATCGAACTGCCCAATCGAGAACTCTTTGTCGCCGAGGCCTGCAGTGGGATCCAATCCGTGTTCACGATGGCATTTTTGAGCACCCTGATTGTCGCGATCAATCGCCGCAAGTTGTGGCTGGCCCCTTTTTATATGGTGATCGCTCTGATCTTGGCCGCCGGAGGAAATGTCCTGCGAGTGTCCATGGTCGCGGTGGCGGACCAGTGGATGTCACTCGATCTGGCATCGGGGTGGGCGCACGACATTCTCGGCTACACGACCCTGGCGATCTCAGCGTTCTTTCTGTGGTCGTTCGATGGCTTGGTCATGACAACCATGCATGTGACTGGAACGACATCCGACGAACATCCTGACAACCCGGTTTTGCACCTTTGGAATTGGTTTGTGGATGATGGACAGAATGTGGATGCCGTGGGTGAGTATTACCGGAGCAACCAACCTATCAAAAATCCCAAGGAGCTTGGACTTCAACTGCAACTAGCCCGATGGATGGGAAAACTGCAAGCCAAACCCATCGCCATCGCAATGGCGGTATTGGGGGTTGTATTGGTTGCGGTGAGTTCGTCTTCCGCGATGAGAGTCAGTACCGTTGGCGTCGAAGAGGGAGCCCAAGGCATGTTCGTCGAGGGACTCATTTTTGAGCCACCAATCGAATTCATTTCGTCGGGCAACAACGGCTTCGAGCTGAGCCAACATCAACAAGCTCGCAATGGTGACAATCCGATTCTGGGACCCAATGCCGATGCGTGGCAGTTTGCATCTGACATCAACGGCGTGCAAATTCGTGGTCAGTTCGTACTCAGCCAAACTTACAGCGAATGGCATGAGCTTTGTCTCTGCTACCAAATTCAAAACTGGAAGTTGCTTAATCGAGTGGTGCAAGAAACTAATAGCTTTTCGCTTGCGAAAAAGAACAACGAGCCCCCACCCCTCGCCTACGCACTTTTTGGCAATGATTCTGATCAACGTGGCCACTTGTGGTATTCGGCAATTAAACCGTCAGGAGCAATTACTCACCCCCCCGAACTACCTGGTCGCCTAAGTGGAAGACTCTCTCTTGCTACTGAAGGATTGGATGAGGTGATCGAGCCCATGATGATGCTGCAGCTTTGGGTGGTCGCACCTGAGAAGCTTGACGCATCAACGATCAACCGGATTGATGAGATGTTTGATGGTCTGCGTCAGAAGATCGCGATGGCGGTCCGGGCTGCCAACCGCGGGAATGCAGAAACAGTGACTGAAACTGTCGCCACGGAGGTGTCCCCATGA